A window of Chryseobacterium sp. IHB B 17019 genomic DNA:
GAAAAATTTTAAAACTAAACCACGAAACGCTCATAAAACATTTAGTTGTTTTAAAATTTCAATCGAAAGATTGATCTTATAGGAATTATTTTCATAGCAAATTTTCAATTATAATTAAGCCAAAAGCCGGACATCTCCTTTGTTCCGGCTTTTATTTTTCCAAATATTCAAACGTTAAAATTTTGGTAAAAATAAATTAATTTACATATAATTAGGAATCCTAACTATATTTGCAGCAGTAAATGTTTTAACTATAAATTTTTAAAAAATGAAAAAATCAATTTTTTATCACGCAGGATGCCCAGTTTGTGTAAGCGCAGAGCATGACATCATTAATTTAGTCGGAGAAGAAAATGTAGAAATCGTGCATTTCGGGGAAGACAAAAGCAGAATTGAAGAAGCGGAAAAAACAGGTGTAAAATCTGTTCCGGCTCTGGTTACGCCTACGGGAAATGTTCTGCATATCAACTTTGGTGCTTCAATGGAAGACGTAAAAGCTTAAAAAAATTTGCTTCACATAGTTAGGACTACTACCTTTGTGAAGCATTTTAGTCTATTAACAACAAATTTAATAAAATGCAGGTAGCAGTTTGGGATACTTATGTAACTAAAAAAGACGGATCAGTAATGCATTTCGACATCATTGCTCCGACAGAAATTAAAGATACAAACGTAATTTATAGTTACGGAAAAGATTATTTAAAAGGAAAAGGCCAGGAAAACCAGGAACTTTCCGCGAAAGAGTGCAGCTTCTGCCATATAGAAACAGTGCTGCCACAATGGGAAGCCGACATCAGTAGAAAAGGCTACACCATTATAGAAATGGAAAATTGTAATGAATGAACGAATCAGATTTTAACTTAAAGCATCAAAACCAGAACACGGAAAGCAAAATTGTGGCTTCTTTAGAAAGGATTTCACAGGCTTTCCGAGTTTTGCTTTGGCAGGAAAGTAAGGAACATGCTTTGAGCCCCATTCAGGTACAGGTTTTGGTTTTTCTTTTAAATCACAGTGAAGAAAAAAGAAAAGTGAGCTATCTGGCGGATGAATTTAACATGACAAAAGCCACGATCAGCGAAACCGTAAAGTCACTTGAACAAAAAAATCTGATCACCAAAGAATATGAGCCTCACGACACGAGAAGCTACATTATCCATCTGACCCCAAAGGGAAGCGAAATAGCAGACAAAACATCCTATTTTACAAGACAAATTACCGCGCCGATTCAGAACCTGAATCAAGAAAGCAAAGAAAATCTGCTTCAAAATCTGTTTGATATTATTCATTATTTAAACAAAAATGGTGTCATTACCATTCAGAGAATGTGTACGACCTGTACCTATTTTCGTCCCTCTGCTGAGGGAAAAGAACCTGTTTGTGCGCTTTTAGAAAAAGTTTTGTATTCTGAAGACCTGCGTATCGACTGCCCGGAACATCAAATGAAAGCTTAATTTAAAAACAAAAAAAAATGAATCTGTATAACCTTATTATTCAAGATAAAGAAGAAGTAACGCTTAATGATGTTTTCCTTGAACCTCGGAATAAGGAACAGCTTGTACAGCTCATCAAAGAAAATACTTACATCAAAGAACTGCACGAATACGGTCTTCCGGTGAACAATAAAGTGCTTCTTCAGGGAAGCTCCGGATGTGGAAAAACCATGACTGCAAAGGCAATTGCGAATGCTTTGGGTAAAAATATTATTATCTTGAATTTAAGCAATATCGTTTCATCACGAATTGGGGAAACATCTCAAAATATTAAAATGATTTTTGATAAAGCTTCCCGTGAAAGATCGGTTCTTTTTCTTGATGAACTCGATCAAATTGGGAAAGCGAGAGGCAGCGATGATAAAGATGTTGGTGAAATGAGAAGACTGGTGAACACCTTGATTCAGTTGATTGATTATTATCCTGAGGATGCACTTTTGCTTTGTGCTACGAATCATCCGGAGATTATTGATACGGCTTTAATCAGGCGTTTTCAGTTGAAAATTAATTATGAAATGCCTTCCAAAGACTTTCTGGATAGCTTTTATGATAATTTATTATCGAAGTTTCCCGAAGATTTGAGGAATATTGAGAGGAAATATGAGATTTCTTTTGCTGAAGCGAAGGATTATGCTTTTACGGTGGTGAAAGGAAATTTGATTCAAAAACTGGAAGCTCAACATCAAGTTCAACAATGAAAGAAGATATTCTCCACAACCTTGAAATCATCAACCAAAGAATAAAATATGCCTGTGAAAAAGCCGGCAGAAATAGTGATGAAGTTAAATTATTACTGGCAACAAAAACCGTTTCCGTCGAAAGAATTAAAATTGCTCTGAAAAACGGCCAAACATTAATTGCTGAAAACAAAGTTCAGGAATTAAAAGAAAAATATGAAGATTTAAAAGATATTCCGCACGAAAATCATTTTATCGGACATCTTCAAACGAATAAAACAAAGGATATTTTAAAATATGATGTAAGTTGTGTTCAATCTCTTGACCGTTTGGATCTGGCTGAAAAACTTCACCAACGACTTTTGTTGGAAGGAAAAACAATGGATGTTTTAATTCAGGTGAATACTTCAAATGAGGAAAGTAAATTCGGAATTCATCCTGATAATGTTGTTGAATTGATAAAAAATGTTTCTAAATTGGATACTTTAAAAATTAAAGGCTTAATGACAATTGGCCTATTCAGTGTGGAAACTGAAAAAGTGAGAGCCTGTTTTAAACTATTGAAAAAATTACAGCAGGAAATCATCCAACAGAATATCCCGAATGTAGAAATGAAAGAACTTTCAATGGGAATGAGCGGTGATCTGGAAACTGCGATTGAGGAAGGTTCTACCATTGTAAGGGTCGGAACAGCAGTTTTTGGGACGAGGATTTATCCGGATTCTTATTATTGGGATGAAACATTAAATTTATAGATTAATCAAAAAAAGATCATGAAAATATTATGAATAATACTCAAATAGAAGGAATTTACAATCAAACTTTTGGTGAATTGGCCCTTTTTTACAGGGATACAACTCTTTCAGAAAATTTGATCTCGAAATATCAAATCGGACAAATTTTAATTGAACGTGGATTTATTGATATTACAGCGAAAGGTGGTGGCCTTGCAACAAATTTACGCTACTTAATAGCTTCCGCAAACGCAAAAGATGTTTCATTAATGATGCCCGAAACAGTAGATTGTGGACATTTTATGCTAAAATCAAACACTTCCTTCAAGGTATTAGATATTTACAAAATCAGCAGTAAAACACAGGTATTACTTTTAGAAATTCCTGAAACAGCAATTACTTTTTTCGCAAATTCAACTTCTAATATTGAAGAAAATATCATTAAAAAAGCGAGAGAAAACTTTGATAAAAATATCAATGAAGAGTTTCTTCCCGAATTGCAAAATCAGGAGTGGTTGAAAAGAACTGAATTTCCAATTGGAATGACAGACAAAGGTGAACTATTTTATCAGGATAAAAACGTTAAATCTACTTTGGAAACAAATAAAGTTGCCACTCAAACCCCATCTATCATGAAAAAACCATGGTGGAAATTTTGGTAGAAAGAATTTTATTCAAAAATAAAAGCAAAAACCATTCTAACTTCTTTTTCCATTCGGTCTAGAATCACCTCAAATTGCAAACCTTTATAATAAAAAATCCCTCTCACAACCGAGAGGGATTCATTATATCTAAAAAAACTTAATTACATATAAGCTTCAATCGGCTCACAAGTACAAACCAGATTTCTATCTCCGTAAGCTTCATCAACTCTGGAAACAGAAGCAAAGAATTTGTGATCTCTCACCCAATCCAGAGGATAGGCTGCTTTTTCTCTGCTGTATGGCTTATCCCAAGAATCGGAGATTACCATTTGTTCCGTATGAGGAGCGTTTTTCAATACGTTGTTTGTAGCATCGGCTTGTCCGTTTGCAATCTCGTCGATCTCATGTTTGATAGCAATTAATGCTTCTGCAAAACGATCAATTTCTGACTTGCTTTCAGATTCTGTAGGCTCGATCATTAATGTTCCTGCCACCGGGAAAGAAACTGTTGGAGCGTGGAAACCATAATCCATCAATCTTTTCGCCACATCAGCAACCTCAATTCCTAACGACTTAAACTGTCTGAAATCTACGATACACTCATGCGCTACTCTTCCCTCTGTATTTGAATATAAAATCGGGAAATGCTCAGCTAAAATTTCTTTTAAATAATTAGCATTTAAGATTGCATGTTCAGTTGCTTTTTTCAACCCTGAAGTTCCTAACATTTTGATGTAAGCGTAAGAAATATTCAGGATCAAACCGGAACCGTAAGGTGCTGCAGAAATACCGTCGATAGCTTCTTTAGCTCCGATTCTGATGTTTGCGTTTGAAGGCAAGAAAGGAACCAAGTGCTTAGCCACACAGATTGGGCCAACTCCAGGACCTCCACCTCCGTGAGGAATGGCGAAAGTTTTGTGAAGATTCAAGTGACAAACGTCTGCTCCGATGTTTCCAGGGCTTGTATATCCTACCTGAGCGTTCATGTTCGCACCATCCATATATACTTGTCCGCCATGTTGGTGGATTAAGCTTGTAATTTCTTTAATGTTGGCATCGAAGAATCCGTAAGTTGACGGATACGTGATCATTACGCAAGATAAATTCTCAGAATGTTGTTCTGTTTTAGCTTTTAAGTCTTCGAAATCAATTTCTCCGCTTTCAAGGTTTTTAACAACAACAATCTTCATTCCTGCCATTGCTGCAGAAGCCGGGTTGGTTCCGTGTGCAGACTGAGGGATTAACACTACATTTCTGTGGCCTTCACCTCTTGAAATATGATATTCTCTGATCACCATTAACCCAGCGTATTCTCCCTGAGCTCCGGAATTCGGCTGTAAAGAAGTTCCTGCGAAACCTGTAATTTCAGCTAAATCTTTTTCCAGTTCACGGATCATTTCCTGATAACCTTCAGCCTGGTCAACCGGTACAAACGGGTGAACACTTCCCCAATTGTCCCAAGAAAGTGGTAACATTTGAGTCGCTGCGTTCAACTTCATCGTACAAGAACCTAAAGAAATCATTGAATGTGTTAATGATAAATCTTTTCTTTCCAGACGCTTGATGTAACGCATCAATTCAGTCTCCGTGTGATATTTGTTGAATACTTCTTCCGTAAGAATTTCGTCTTTTCTTAAATTCTCTTCCGGAATGCTGTATCCTTCTTTTATTTCTAATTTGAAAGTCTGCTTATCTTTAAACTGAGCAAAAGAAGCCATCAGAACATTTAATTTCTCCAATGTTGTACTTTCGTTGATCGCGATGCTTACTACACCTTCTGTGAAATAGTTTAGATTCAATCTGTGATCAAGCATCATTCTCATCAATCTTCCTTTCTCATCTTCGCTCATCATGATTTTTACCGTATCGAAAATCGGCTCTTCAACAGCTTCGTATCCTAAAGCTTTAAGACCGTTCTTCAAAGCATTTGCTTTAAAGTGAATCTGATCAGCGATATAGTTTAACCCTTTCGGACCGTGATAAACAGCATACATTCCAGCCATTACCGCCAAAAGAACCTGAGCTGTACAGATGTTTGAAGTCGCTCTTTCTCTTTTAATGTGCTGCTCTCTCGTTTGCAAAGCCATTCTCAATGCACGTCTTCCGTACATATCCTGAGAAACCCCGATGATTCTTCCCGGAATATCTCTTTTATAATCTTCTTTACAAGCGAAAAATGCTGCGTGAGGACCTCCGTAACCCAATGGAATACCAAATCTCTGCGTAGTTCCTACGGCACAGTCGGCGCCCATGGAAGCAGGAGATTTTAATTTAACCAAAGCCATCGGATCACAGGCAACAGCTACCTGAAGATCTAATTTTTTATATTCAACAATATTTTCAGTGTAATCTAAAACAATTCCGTTTTTTCCTGGATATTGCAATAAAACTCCATAATATGTTTCGTCAAACTGGTGGGTTTTGTGGTCACCTTCAACGATTTCGATGTCTAAACCTTCTGCTTTTGTTTTTAAAACAGAAACCGTTTGAGGCAAAACAAGATCAGAAATGAAGAATTTGTTTGCGTTTGCTTTTTTCTGGTCTTTCGTTCTGTTGCTGAAAAACATGTGCATTGCTTCTGCAGCAGCCGTAGATTCATCTAATAATGAAGCATTTGCCAATGCAAAACCTGTAAGATCACACACAACAGTCTGGAAATTAAGAAGAGCTTCCAATCTTCCCTGCGCTATTTCCGCCTGATAAGGTGTATAAGCCGTATACCAGCTCGGATTTTCAAAAATATTCCTCTGAATAGCCGATGGCAACAATGTATTGTGATATCCGAAACCGATGTAGCTTGTATAATCAGTATTTTTCGATGCCAATTCCTTAGAATGGATAAGCATTTCGTATTCTGAAAGCGGTTCTGAGATCTCAAGATCTTTTTCTAAACGGATAGAAGAAGGGATGGTTTGAGAGATGAGCTCTTCGATACTTGAAACGCCAACTTTTTCCAACATCGCCTGTTTATCGGCTTCATTTAAGGAAATGTGACGGCTCACAAACTGTTCTGTATTCATTTTTATTTATTAGATTTTGTTTGTAAAAAAAGATTGGTAAAATTACGATTTTTTACAAGATTGCACAAGAGCGAAAAATTATCAAAAAAGCAAAGAATGAATGATATAGGTTTTAAGATTAATGGCTTTTTATTATTTTTCTGCTTAAAATTCAATTTATTTTTTTTTAGCCTAATTCTAGATTTTATTACAGATACTTTATCGAACAAAGAAAATTTTTCCTGATAAAATAATTACATCTAATTGAAATTCTCATTAACCTTCTTTTTACAAAAAATCATATACAATTATGGTTTAAAAATATTTTGTAGTTTCACAAATCACACATAAAATATTGAAAAACAGTATTTTAATTTAAATTTTAAAATCTAATTAAATTTTTATTTAAAACATAAAACTTGATTTACTTTTTTAAGTTGATTCAAATTTTATCTAAAAGAAACGCAAATATGAAAAAACACAAGAAGCTGTTCGCTTTATTGATGATCATTTTATTATTACCATCCAAATGGTCGGCACAAATTACGCTGACAAAAAGCAAAGCAGAAGATAAAAATGAATGGGAATTATATCTTAAAGGGTTTATACAGACAGATTACACCGTTGATTTTCAGGATATGAAATCTATCGAAGGATTTGCTGCACAGTCCATTACAATTCCTCAACGGAATATCGCGAGCAGTAATTTCAGTGTAAAGCAATCTCAGATCGGACTGGGAATCAAGCAGAAAAACCCAAAAGGTGACGATAATTTTTCGGCTTACATCGAAATTGATTTGTACGGCCCAAACAGAACTACCGCTCCCCGCTTCCGACAAGGCTATATTAAATGGAATAAATGGCTCGCCGGACAAACCTGGAGTAATTTTTCCGACACTGAAATTTTTCCCAATATTTTTGATTTTATCGGACCTGATGGACTGTTATTCAGCAGAAGAATGCAGGTTCGATATTCCACTAAAATTTCTTCGAAAGAAGATCTTTCATTTTCTCTGGAAGATCCGAATTCACCAAGTATTTCACTTCCCGTCGATTCTCTGGAATGGAAGAAAAGAGCCGTCATTCCTACCTTTACAGCAATGTATCGCTACGGTAATGAGAAAGATTATATAAAAGCCGGAGCGCTTATTTCGCCTATTAGCTATGACATGCGATACCTCCCTGATGAAGCATATCAGACGAAAACGATGCTTGGGTGGGGTGGAATGATCTCTGCGAGGCGATATATTACTGATAAAAATAGTTTCAGGTTTCAGACTTCTTATGGAAAAGGATACGCAACTAACAACAGCGACCTCAATGGTGAAGAGTATGATGCTGTGCCGAATCCCGCTAACCGAAATATTCTGGAAACCCTGGCTCTTTTTAATATTGTTGGTATGTATGAACACTGGTGGAATGAAGAATGGTCTTCGGTGGCGTATATCAGCTATTCCAGTATTGGAAAAAAAGACTATGTTCCGAAAGATATGGCGAAAAATTTTCAAAATGCAGGACTTAATATTGTTTTCCAGCCTTTTAAAAAATTGCGGATGGGAGTTGAAGGGAATTACGGAAGAGTAAAAATTTTTGATGGTCGACAAGCTTACGCGTGGAGAATTCAGGCGTCAACGGCATTAAGCTTTTAATTTAAATCAATGATAAACTGTTAATTATCAGCTTTAAAATAATTTGTGCAAATTTATTATCTGTATTTATTCTAAATTAATATATTTGCAGCATGAATATGATTGTCCCTTTCAAAGTACCACCTTTGGCACCTGCTTTTTCAATAAATACTGAAGAAATGTATTGTGGCGACAAGAAATCTTGCTGCAAGAAATTCAAAAAAGGAAAAAGATGTAAAAAGTGTCCGGGAAGGAAGAAAATGGCTTAATTGCTGAAACTTTTTATTAAGAAATAAGTCGCCAAAACTATTAATACAATCGCCACAAATATTTTCATTATTTTTGGCTGACCATGCGGATTTGCAACTGTTCTCGGTTGCGACTTGAATAATTCTTCCGCTTTATCCCTGAATTTTTCACCTTCAGTTTCAAAAACTTCTGTAATTGTTATTCCCTGAACAACCGTTTTATGTAACAACGAATTCGTAGCATGAAGTAAAATCTGGAATTTTCCGTCCTTGAATTCCGTTATTTTAAAAATTCTTTCACCGTAAGGTTTTTCCAGTCCGAAAGGTAAAACTTTCACTACATCAGCATTCTGAGTCTGCCAGTTGATGATAATCTCCTCTCCTTTTTTTGCATGAATTTTATTCGCCGTAAAAGTTTTTATGGAAGGCGGAACATTATACCTGAAACTTTTCTGTTGACTTTCTAAATTCTGGTCGTAAGTATATCTTTTACTTTTGTCGCTCAATGTTTCGTAAGCTTCCTGAATTTCGCGGAAACGGTCTGCAAAGAAGTCATCATTTTCGTTTTTGTCGGGGTGATATTTTAGCGATAGTTTTCTATAAGCTTTTTTGATGTCTTCTTCCGAAGCATCATGAGAAATCCCAAGAAAATAGTAGTAATCTTTCATTGAACTGTACAAAAATAAGGATTTTGTGATTGTGAACAAGCGATGCAATCTGTTTTTTAACGTAAAGTTCGCGAAGTTTTCTTTAAAATTATTGTGGATGTTTTTTGTTCGAAGGCGTTTCACTCAGCGAAGGATGATTGCTTCGCTTTGCTCGCTATGACAAACATTAATAAGAACGACCGCTACCCTAGCCCCGATAGGAACGGTTACCCCGGAACTTGTGTTGGAGAGTTGGTGGGATATGGTGTTGGAGGCCGTTGGCGTGAGGAGTATGAGTGGATAGCGGGAAAAGCTACAAATAAAGGCTTGAAGAAGGAAGGTGGAAGCTTGAAGTTTATATGATTGAGATATTTTGGGATTATCGCTCTTCACAATGATATAAAAAATTTGGGTTCGGGAAGCAAAGCTTCCCGAACCCAAATTAACAATTTCAATTTAGCTACTTTCTATATTATGCTTCCGCAATATTTTCTTTTTTGTTGAATCCTCTGTGGTGGCATCTTGAAGCGAATTCTTTTTTGAATTTCCCTTTCAGTTCCTGGTATTTTTCTTCGTCCATTTCTCTGATTTTATCAGCCAATCCGAAAGGTGATTTTTCTTTGATTCCGTATTCTTCAAAAATACCTTTTACAAATCTTTTTCTTTCGATTGCTTTTTTTGCGATCATCGCAACTCCCGCTACTGCTAAAGCTCCCAGAGCTCCTTTTAATACTGAATTTTTCATTTTCTTAAATTTTAAATTTTACTACTTCTTTGTTTTTTATAAAGACGAATAGACTTTAAATTTTACTTTACTACTTCTAAAATTTTTATTATTCGTTTGTTTTATTTCTGTTGAAAAAACCGCCTGAGCATCTGTCTTTCCAGACTTCTTTGAACTTTTCTCTTTCTTCGGGAGACAGATTCATCATTCTTTCTCTCATCATTTTCTTTTCCTTAAATTCCCGTACTCCTTTTCCAAAATGAAATCCTCCGAAAAGTATCTTGCTTAAAACCAATACTCCCATTGCCTGCCAATATGTTATCGATTTTACGCCTAAAATTTCGGGAAGAAGATGATTCCAAAGAGCCATGACAATCCATGTAACTCCCAGAAAAATCAACGGCGGACATAATATTAAAAAAATCCAGCCTTTTTTGTGTTTATGATTCATATTTTTCTTTTTACTAACTATTTAAATCTTCGTATAATTTTCTCAATCTGTTTCTCAAATGCTTGATGGCATAATTTTTCCGACTAATAA
This region includes:
- the gcvP gene encoding aminomethyl-transferring glycine dehydrogenase — translated: MNTEQFVSRHISLNEADKQAMLEKVGVSSIEELISQTIPSSIRLEKDLEISEPLSEYEMLIHSKELASKNTDYTSYIGFGYHNTLLPSAIQRNIFENPSWYTAYTPYQAEIAQGRLEALLNFQTVVCDLTGFALANASLLDESTAAAEAMHMFFSNRTKDQKKANANKFFISDLVLPQTVSVLKTKAEGLDIEIVEGDHKTHQFDETYYGVLLQYPGKNGIVLDYTENIVEYKKLDLQVAVACDPMALVKLKSPASMGADCAVGTTQRFGIPLGYGGPHAAFFACKEDYKRDIPGRIIGVSQDMYGRRALRMALQTREQHIKRERATSNICTAQVLLAVMAGMYAVYHGPKGLNYIADQIHFKANALKNGLKALGYEAVEEPIFDTVKIMMSEDEKGRLMRMMLDHRLNLNYFTEGVVSIAINESTTLEKLNVLMASFAQFKDKQTFKLEIKEGYSIPEENLRKDEILTEEVFNKYHTETELMRYIKRLERKDLSLTHSMISLGSCTMKLNAATQMLPLSWDNWGSVHPFVPVDQAEGYQEMIRELEKDLAEITGFAGTSLQPNSGAQGEYAGLMVIREYHISRGEGHRNVVLIPQSAHGTNPASAAMAGMKIVVVKNLESGEIDFEDLKAKTEQHSENLSCVMITYPSTYGFFDANIKEITSLIHQHGGQVYMDGANMNAQVGYTSPGNIGADVCHLNLHKTFAIPHGGGGPGVGPICVAKHLVPFLPSNANIRIGAKEAIDGISAAPYGSGLILNISYAYIKMLGTSGLKKATEHAILNANYLKEILAEHFPILYSNTEGRVAHECIVDFRQFKSLGIEVADVAKRLMDYGFHAPTVSFPVAGTLMIEPTESESKSEIDRFAEALIAIKHEIDEIANGQADATNNVLKNAPHTEQMVISDSWDKPYSREKAAYPLDWVRDHKFFASVSRVDEAYGDRNLVCTCEPIEAYM
- a CDS encoding MarR family winged helix-turn-helix transcriptional regulator — protein: MNESDFNLKHQNQNTESKIVASLERISQAFRVLLWQESKEHALSPIQVQVLVFLLNHSEEKRKVSYLADEFNMTKATISETVKSLEQKNLITKEYEPHDTRSYIIHLTPKGSEIADKTSYFTRQITAPIQNLNQESKENLLQNLFDIIHYLNKNGVITIQRMCTTCTYFRPSAEGKEPVCALLEKVLYSEDLRIDCPEHQMKA
- a CDS encoding DcaP family trimeric outer membrane transporter; its protein translation is MKKHKKLFALLMIILLLPSKWSAQITLTKSKAEDKNEWELYLKGFIQTDYTVDFQDMKSIEGFAAQSITIPQRNIASSNFSVKQSQIGLGIKQKNPKGDDNFSAYIEIDLYGPNRTTAPRFRQGYIKWNKWLAGQTWSNFSDTEIFPNIFDFIGPDGLLFSRRMQVRYSTKISSKEDLSFSLEDPNSPSISLPVDSLEWKKRAVIPTFTAMYRYGNEKDYIKAGALISPISYDMRYLPDEAYQTKTMLGWGGMISARRYITDKNSFRFQTSYGKGYATNNSDLNGEEYDAVPNPANRNILETLALFNIVGMYEHWWNEEWSSVAYISYSSIGKKDYVPKDMAKNFQNAGLNIVFQPFKKLRMGVEGNYGRVKIFDGRQAYAWRIQASTALSF
- a CDS encoding J domain-containing protein yields the protein MKDYYYFLGISHDASEEDIKKAYRKLSLKYHPDKNENDDFFADRFREIQEAYETLSDKSKRYTYDQNLESQQKSFRYNVPPSIKTFTANKIHAKKGEEIIINWQTQNADVVKVLPFGLEKPYGERIFKITEFKDGKFQILLHATNSLLHKTVVQGITITEVFETEGEKFRDKAEELFKSQPRTVANPHGQPKIMKIFVAIVLIVLATYFLIKSFSN
- a CDS encoding AAA family ATPase; this encodes MNLYNLIIQDKEEVTLNDVFLEPRNKEQLVQLIKENTYIKELHEYGLPVNNKVLLQGSSGCGKTMTAKAIANALGKNIIILNLSNIVSSRIGETSQNIKMIFDKASRERSVLFLDELDQIGKARGSDDKDVGEMRRLVNTLIQLIDYYPEDALLLCATNHPEIIDTALIRRFQLKINYEMPSKDFLDSFYDNLLSKFPEDLRNIERKYEISFAEAKDYAFTVVKGNLIQKLEAQHQVQQ
- a CDS encoding DUF2024 family protein is translated as MQVAVWDTYVTKKDGSVMHFDIIAPTEIKDTNVIYSYGKDYLKGKGQENQELSAKECSFCHIETVLPQWEADISRKGYTIIEMENCNE
- a CDS encoding YggS family pyridoxal phosphate-dependent enzyme → MKEDILHNLEIINQRIKYACEKAGRNSDEVKLLLATKTVSVERIKIALKNGQTLIAENKVQELKEKYEDLKDIPHENHFIGHLQTNKTKDILKYDVSCVQSLDRLDLAEKLHQRLLLEGKTMDVLIQVNTSNEESKFGIHPDNVVELIKNVSKLDTLKIKGLMTIGLFSVETEKVRACFKLLKKLQQEIIQQNIPNVEMKELSMGMSGDLETAIEEGSTIVRVGTAVFGTRIYPDSYYWDETLNL